tcataaactacaaatacaaaaacaaaaaaaccaaaTCCCATGTTATCAGGCATCGCCTTAACATTTTGAAGACAAATAAAAGATCATCCGTGCTTTTCTTGGCAAATCAATTTTCCTTGTTGATGAAAACAGTTGTCAAAACCATTTTGGTTTGAAGAGAAGCCTTAAGCAACTTGATACCCTGTTAACAAAAAAAGGAAACTTCAGcctataaaataaacaaactacacaaatcaaaaatttatacaaataatacattcatttggacattttatattataggttaaataaattttacttttaaaattcgaaatttcaattttagtcaatatataatttttgctCATATTTTAGTTTTACAAAAATCATTGTAGgtattaaaattatcaaaaaattagaaattaaaaacgAAACAAagcaattttataaaaactaaaaacttatttaactatatttttaaatggtaTAGTTACCTCATCCATCCCCATTTCAACCACCTTTTCTTGCAAGGTACCAATCTCTTTAACATTGAATTTGTTGAGGAGAGTAATGCTAGATATGGTAGACATAGGCTCAATGACCAAATCATCCATCACCATAAAGGTTATAACATCTTTCACAAAACCACCCTTAATGGTAGTACTCTTTTGAGCAACCTTATCACTTTGTATATAAGTGACTGGTTGGTGCAGAAATTGCTGGCACCGGGAACAGTGAGTAGTGTTATCATTGGTCACTTCAAATTTACACTTACTTGGACACATGAATAAATTAGTTCCATCATCATGGTCATCATTGTCATTGTTGTGGGTAATGAAGCCAGCTATTTGAGTTGAAGAGCTATGAGATTTTGGGTTTAACAAAACATCCTTACTTTGATTTGGCTGCATGTAATTATCACTCATGTTTTCAACACTCATGTACAGATTACCTAAGCTACCAACCATGGCATTAGTACTCAGGAGCTTAACAACAGTACCAATTGGCAAGCATAGCAAATTGAACAGAAAG
The genomic region above belongs to Cicer arietinum cultivar CDC Frontier isolate Library 1 chromosome 4, Cicar.CDCFrontier_v2.0, whole genome shotgun sequence and contains:
- the LOC101506190 gene encoding uncharacterized protein, translated to MSSSSTKTEVSLKLLIDTKNDKVLFAEASKDVIDFLFNLLCLPIGTVVKLLSTNAMVGSLGNLYMSVENMSDNYMQPNQSKDVLLNPKSHSSSTQIAGFITHNNDNDDHDDGTNLFMCPSKCKFEVTNDNTTHCSRCQQFLHQPVTYIQSDKVAQKSTTIKGGFVKDVITFMVMDDLVIEPMSTISSITLLNKFNVKEIGTLQEKVVEMGMDEGIKLLKASLQTKMVLTTVFINKEN